Proteins from a genomic interval of Desulfovibrio piger:
- a CDS encoding transposase translates to MKQTDFRDVPDELWERIEPLLAPFKRKRSGGSKPLAQRTVLAGILYKCRTGCQWAMLPACYGSKSTVHEHFQRWNKAGIMAEIFRILLAEYGEKVGVDAQWQAMDGTLLQAPTRSQKISD, encoded by the coding sequence ATGAAACAAACAGATTTTCGTGATGTGCCTGATGAGCTGTGGGAACGTATCGAGCCTCTCCTTGCCCCGTTCAAACGAAAAAGAAGCGGCGGCAGCAAACCGCTTGCGCAGCGCACGGTTCTGGCAGGAATCCTCTACAAATGCCGGACTGGATGCCAATGGGCCATGCTTCCCGCCTGCTATGGATCAAAAAGCACTGTCCACGAGCACTTCCAGCGATGGAACAAAGCTGGCATCATGGCGGAGATTTTTCGCATCCTTCTTGCTGAATATGGGGAAAAGGTCGGCGTCGACGCCCAATGGCAGGCTATGGACGGCACCTTGCTGCAAGCCCCGACGCGCTCTCAAAAAATCAGCGACTGA
- a CDS encoding IS5 family transposase gives MGKRSASTPNGRLWTAPCCKPRRALKKSATEGLGRNPTDRGRSGGKIHLHVDGQGIPLGVTVTGANVHDSRLIEATLKNSREMGGWFLGSAVRHLCLDKGYDYPRVSEEVYVNGFEEHIRSRGEEVRDRWRTPARRWVVERTFAWLKGFRSLRTRYCCYLVNFMGLLYLALACILWRKLV, from the coding sequence ATGGGGAAAAGGTCGGCGTCGACGCCCAATGGCAGGCTATGGACGGCACCTTGCTGCAAGCCCCGACGCGCTCTCAAAAAATCAGCGACTGAGGGCCTTGGACGCAACCCGACGGACAGGGGCCGAAGCGGCGGCAAGATACATCTCCATGTGGATGGTCAGGGTATTCCTCTGGGAGTGACAGTCACAGGTGCCAATGTTCATGACAGCCGCCTGATAGAAGCGACGCTGAAGAACTCCCGGGAAATGGGCGGCTGGTTTCTGGGGTCTGCCGTACGCCATCTCTGTCTGGACAAGGGCTATGACTACCCGCGAGTCAGCGAAGAAGTCTACGTAAACGGATTTGAGGAGCATATCCGCAGCCGGGGGGAAGAAGTTCGGGACCGCTGGAGGACTCCTGCCCGCCGTTGGGTAGTAGAGCGGACATTCGCCTGGTTGAAGGGTTTTCGGAGCTTGCGCACTCGCTACTGTTGTTACCTCGTCAATTTTATGGGGCTACTTTACCTTGCTTTGGCCTGTATCCTTTGGAGAAAACTGGTATAG